TATTATCAAATTGGTATTGATGATTTAGTTGTCATTTATGACGATCTTGATTTACCAACCGGGAAAATTCGTTTGCGTGAAAAAGGGAGTGCAGGTGGTCATAATGGTATTAAGTCATTGATACAGCATTTAGGTACAGAAAAATTCAAGCGAATTCGTGTCGGGGTTGATCGCCCGAAAGATGGTGAGCCGATTGTGAATTATGTGCTTGGAACGTATCGCCCTGATGAACGTCAAGCTATGAGTGAGTCGATTATTCAAGCATCTAAAGCAATCGAAGCATGGACAGATAAGTCATTTTTAGAAGTGATGAATCAATTCAACTAATTATTTTGTGCATAGCACGCCTTACATGTGATCATACTGTTTGTATATTAAACAGTTTCACATAAGGAGGACTATGGATGACGATTCACTATAAGTGTCGCCACTGTCAAACAAAAGTAGGTCAGATTAGTGAATACTCTAACGCTGCAACATTAGGTTTTCATACATTAACATCCGAGGAACGTCAAGAATTTTTGAAGTATGAAAATAACGGAGATATTCATGTTCAAGTCGTTTGTGAAGATTGTGAAGAAGCGTTGATGAGAAATCCTATTTTCTACGAGTTAGATACGTTTATTCAGTAAATAGAACAGGAAGTGCTTTGGTGCTTGAGCCAAAGCGTTTTTTCTGTTTTGAAATTAATAAATGGGCAGGGAAGAGAAAAGCAAAGTCGAACTAGTGTAGAGAGAGCTTTGAAATATATCGTTGGTTATTTATATTTATTTATTATCTTTTCTTTATAGAAGTTGATTAGTATTGATGCATATAATAAAAAGTAGCATAAAGCAAGATAGATTAGGCGCTTTATAACAGGGGGAACGGCATGTTAGGATTACAAAATTACTTTCTTGCGAATGACGAGGTTAAAGCGGTTTCAACGGCTGTAGAAGCTGGGATGAGAGAACAATTACTTTCTGGTTTAACGGGGTCAGGACGCACGCTCTTAATGGCCTCACTTTATAAAGAGACAAAACGAACACAAGTAGTCATTACACATAATTTATTTCAAGCCCAAAAGATCTATAATGATTTAATCGATTTAGTAGGGGATGAGAGTGTACACCTCTATCCAGTAAATGAGTTGATTTCCTCGGAAATTGCGATTGCTAGCCCGGAGATGAAATCACAACGACTAGAAGTTCTTAATAAGTTAGTTCATGACTTTAAAGGAATCGTCATTGTACCTCTAGCTGGGGTGAGACGTCTTCTTCCACCGAAACATCTTTGGAAAGAGAGTCAATGGACGGTTACTGTTGGTACAGATATTGGCGAGATCCACCATATGATGAATCAGTTAGTGATGATGGGGTTTGTGCGAGTTGATATGGTTTCTTCACCTGGAGAATTTAGTGTTCGTGGTGGGATCATTGACGTGTATCCATTAACAGAGAGAAATCCAATTCGTATTGAATTATTTGATACAGAGATCGATTCAATTCGTACCTTCGCTATTGAAACACAGCGTTCGGTTCAAGAGTTAAAAGAGATCATCATTGGTCCTGCTGAAGAAGTCATTTTGTTAGAGCGGCACTACGAGCATGCTGCCAATCGTTTAACCGAGCAGTTATCAGCCACACTGAAAAAAGTAAAAGCAAAGCAAACGAAAGAAAAGCTATCTCAAAATATCTCCTATGAAATTGGCCAGTTGAAACAGAAAACGAGCTTCCAAGGGATGTACAAGTACATGTCTTTTTACTACGAAATGAAAAGCTCAATTTTATCATACTTACCGGACGATGCACTTATTATCATTGATGAGATGAGTCGAGTGAAAGAGATGGCCGATAACCTCGAGAAAGAAGAAGCTGAGTGGAGTATTGCTTTACTTGGGCAAGGTGAAACTGTTCATGACGTGACGATGGCGCTTGATCCAATTGAATCTTTGAAGCAATCCTCTCATTCGTTAATTTATTTATCGTTATTTTTAAAACATGTGCCCTCTACTAAACCTGAAAATGTTGTGAATTTCACTTGTAAATCAATGCAAAACTTTCATGGACAAATGCAATTGCTTCAATCCGAAGTGAAACGTTGGGAAAAAGCAGGTTATGCAGTTGTTTTTGTTTCAGGATCAAAAGATAGGGCTTCAAGACTGGCCTTAAATCTTGATGAAGAGGGAATTGACGCTCATATTGTTGAGCGGGCAACAGAGTTAACTGAGAATACCGTTCATCTTATGGTCGGTCAGCTTAATAGTGGATTTGAATTACCTGCACATAAACTAGTCGTGATTACTGAAGAGGAAGTGTACGCAAAGCAACAAAAACGCGTCCAGCGAAATAAACAAAAGCTTTCAAATGCAGAGCGAATCAAAAGTTACTCCGAACTAAAGGTCGGGGATCTTGTTGTTCACACAAACCACGGTATCGGAAAGTATCTAGGAGTAGAAACTCTTGAAATTAACGGACTGCACAAAGACTATCTCCATTTGCGCTATGCAGGTGATGATAAGTTATATGTGCCCGTTGAGCAAATTGATCAAGTCCAAAAATACGTAGGGTCAGAAGAAAAAGATCCTAAAATTTATGCACTTGGTGGAAGTGATTGGAAAAAAGTTAAGAAGCGTGTTCAATCATCGGTGGAAGATATTGCAGATGATTTGATCAAGCTATACGCGGAACGAGAGGCAAGCAAAGGTTTCGCCTACTCAACAGATGGCTCCGAACAAGCTGACTTTGAGGCAACTTTCCCTTATCAAGAAACCGAAGATCAATTACGTGCTATTGAAGAGATTAAAGAAGATATGGAGAAAGAAAGACCGATGGACCGTCTTCTTTGTGGGGATGTTGGTTATGGAAAAACAGAAGTGGCGATTCGTGCAGCATTTAAAGCAATCATGAATGGAAAGCAAGTCGCTATTCTAGTCCCGACCACGATATTGGCACAGCAACATTACGAAACGATCAAGGAACGCTTCTCTGAGTTTCCGATTAACATTGGAGTCCTTAGTCGATTCCGATCAAGAAAGGAACAAAATGAGACGTTAAAAGGTCTGAAGGCTGGATCAGTCGACCTGGTTGTTGGGACGCACCGTCTGTTATCTAAGGACTTAACCTTTATAGACCTTGGGTTATTAATTGTTGATGAGGAACAACGCTTTGGTGTTACGCATAAAGAGAAAATTAAACAACTAAAAGCCAATATTGATGTGCTTACATTAACAGCTACACCAATTCCGCGAACGCTTCACATGTCGATGCTGGGTGTACGTGACTTATCTGTCATTGAGACGCCACCAGAGAACCGTTTTCCTGTGCAAACATACGTCGTTGAGTATAATGCCTCACTCGTTCGTGAAGCGATTGAGCGCGAGTTAACTCGTGGGGGACAAGTGTACTTCCTTTATAATCGTGTAGAAGACATTGAGCGAATGACAGCAGAAATCTCGATGCTTGTACCAGATGCCAAGGTCGCATTTGCGCACGGACAGATGAATGAGCGGGAACTCGAATCAATTATGCTCGATTTTCTTGAAGGTAACAGCGATGTGTTAGTAACCACAACAATTATCGAAACGGGCGTAGACATTCCAAATGTCAACACGTTAATTATTAATAATGCTGATAAGATGGGGTTGTCGCAGTTGTATCAAATTAGAGGTCGTGTAGGACGTTCTAATCGAGTAGCTTATGCGTACTTCACATATCAGCGAGACAAGGTGCTGACAGAAGTTGCAGAGAAACGGTTGCAAGCGATTAAGGAGTTTACAGAGCTTGGCTCAGGATTTAAGATTGCGATGCGTGACTTGACGATTCGCGGAGCGGGGAATTTGTTGGGGGCTCAACAACATGGATTCATTGAGTCGGTTGGTTTTGATCTCTACTCACAAATGTTGAAAGAAGCCATTGAGGAACGTAAAGGTGATCAATCAAAAGAGCCGACGTTTAATGTGGAGCTCGATGTGAAGATTGATGCGTATATTCCAGAATCGTATATTCAAGATGCAAAGCAAAAGATTGAGATGTATAAACGTTTTAAAGGGATTGAGACATTAGAAGAGTTAGCTGACCTTAAAGACGAGATGTTTGACCGTTTCGGAGAATATCCGAAACAAGTCGAGTATCTTTTGCGTTTAACAGAGATCAAGCTTCGCTCAAATCAAGAACGTATTGAGTCGGTAGTGGAAGTGAAAAACCAAGTAGAGATCTTGCTGTCAAAAGAGACCTCCACCCAAATGGATGGAGCCATGTTATTTGAAGTGGCCCATACGTTAGGACGTGATGTTTCCCTAGGGACAGCAGGAGATAAAATTAAGTTCGTCATTAAAACAAAGAGTCTACATGATGATGAACTGCTAACGATTATCGAAACAATTGCAACAAGCATTCCTAAAAGTCGTAAACAAACAACCGGTCATACGTTGTAATATAACTGCCGAGTCCCCTTTTTTTATTCATGTAGATGTAGGTTGCTAAGCCAAACAAATTGATGAAATGGTGAATAGTTCTTTTTATTAAACGGATAATAGAGGTATGAAGCGATTGACCAATCATGATTATGTTGGTACACCAAGACTATTACACCTTTAGAAAGTGGGGCACAACAGCATGAAAGCAACTGGCATAGTACGACGTATTGATGACTTAGGACGTGTCGTTATCCCGAAAGAAATTCGCAGAACTCTTCGCATACGTGAAGGCGACCCTTTAGAAATTTTTGTTGATCGTGATGGGGAAGTGATCTTAAAGAAATACTCGCCGATCTCAGAACTTGGCGACTTTGCAAAAGAGTATGCTGAGGCATTATATGATAGCTTAAATCACAATGTATTAATTGCTGATCGTGATACATTTATCGCGGTAGCAGGAGCATCCAAAAAAGAATTTCAAAATAAAGCAATTGGTGAGGTAGTTGAATCAGCTTTGGAGGAACGTAAGTCCAAGGTTGAAACGAATGCGGGTGAATATAACTTAGTTGGTGACCATACGGGTGAATTAAAAGGGTATGTGATTGCGCCGATTATCGCAAATGGCGATCCAATAGGAGCTGTTATTATCTTTAGTAAAGAACAAAGTTTAAGTGGTTCACTCGAGCAAAAGCTTGCTGAAACAGCGGCTAGTTTCCTAGCTCGTCAAATGGAACATTAATACGAAAGCTTGTCTCTAAAAAATGGAGACAAGCTTTTTATCTGTACCAAACAGCGATGCATGGTTGGTAACTTGGCGAATGATGACAATTTCAGTATGATAAGAGAAGGTTTATACATAGAGGGGGATGCTTTTTTTTGCAAGAGAGTAAAGGTCGTCAACTTATGAAGGGGGCAATCGCTGTTAGTGCAGCTGCATTATTTGCGAAAGTGTTAAGTGCAGCGTATCGAATCCCATATCAAAATATCGCTGGGGATGTTGGGTTTTATGTATACCAACAGTTGTATCCATTCTACGGATTTGTCATGTTGGTGTCGATGTATGGGTTTCCTGTCGTTCTTTCAAAACATATTGCCGAGCAAGAGGCAAAGGCACGTTACGATCAGGCTAGGTTAACGATGGCTGTTTCATTTTATAGTTTATTTATTCTTGCGGCACTCTTGTGGGGGAGCTTGCATCTGACTGCACCACTTGTGGCTATGGCGATGGGAGATATCAATTTAGTCGCTCCGATCCGTGCAGTCGCCTTAACGTTTTGGCTTATGCCCTTTTTGAGTATAGGGAGAGGGTATCATCAAGCAAAACAACGACTTACTCCAACGGCAATTTCACATATAAGTGAGCAATTTGTTCGTGTGACAATGATCCTTGTATTTGTTGTTATGATCGTAGGTCAAACGGGCAGTCCGTACGACGTGGCGATTGGGGCGATTTACGGATCACTTATAGGTGGTATAACGGGCGTTGTGGTATTGATTTTCTTATCAAGAGGTGTTTCTTGGCAAGAGTGGTTCAAAGTCCGTGGTGCGTCTTTTAGGGACATCTGGCGTATTCATTCAATTCTTATTAAACAAGGGATTTTTGTGTGTATCAGTGCACTTCTCTTTATTTTTTTCCAATTTATCGATGCCTTTACAGTTGTTCCATCGCTTGCAGGGTATGGGTTGCGAGATGTGCAGGCATTTACCGAAAAAGGAATTTATGATCGGGGACAACCGTTGTTACAGTTAGGGACGATTGTTACAACGACATTTTCTTTAACCCTTGTTCCTCTTTTAGCTAAATCGTTATCAACGGGGGAGAAAGGCAAAGCTCGATTATACCAAGATGTCGCTTTGAGATTAACGATTCTTATTGGTGGAGCAGCATCGGTTGGTTTAATAAGCATTATTCAACCGACGAATATGATGCTGTATGGTAGCGTTGATGGTTCTTTTGTTTTGGCGGTGCTATCTTTAGCGATATTTTTTAGTTCTCTTTATTTAATAACTTCGGCTATTTTGCAAGGGTATGGTCGCGTGCATGTTCCTGCACATGTGATGGCGCTTGGAATTGTGGTAAAACTGTGTTTGAACCTTTTATTGATCCCGTTTATTGGTACGTTAGGGGCTGCACTAGCTACGGTACTAGCCACCGCGCTAATGGCTAGTATACAGTTGATCGCTTTAAAAAAGTTACAGCGCGGGCTCATTGCTGATCGATCATTTTATTACTGGACTCTTGCAACTTTTACTCTTCTGGCTCTCTGTACGGTTAGCTGGCAAATAGGCTTACAACTCGTTCTTCCTTTTGATGGAAGCCGTTATGTGGCAAGTATTACTGCACTGTCTACCGTATCGGTTGGTGGAATAGTTATGGTTGCATGTTTTATTTATTGGCCATTTATGACAAATCATGAATGGGAGACGGTCCCGAAACTAAATAAATTGCGCAATGTATTGCGTAGAAAGTAAGAGGTGTACATCATGAAGAAAATTCATGTGATTGGGTTAGGTGCAGGAGATCTAGAGCAATTACCACTAGGAATGTATAAGCACTTAAAACAAAGCGATGCATTGTATGTGCGAACAGCAGATCATCCGGTATTAACAAGCTTAGAAGCTGAGGGAGTAACGTTTCAGTCATTTGATGATGTTTATGAAAAGCATGATCAGTTTGAGCAAGTATACGAAGAAATCGTAAACCAATTAATCTCACGTGCGAAGTCTACATCGATTACTTACGCGGTTCCTGGACATCCATTTGTTGCAGAACGTACGGTGCAGTTATTACTAGAAGCCGCAGAGGGGCACGATATAGAGCTACAGTTCCTAGGAGGACAAAGTTTTCTTGATCCTATGTACAACGCCTTAAAAATTGATCCGATCGAAGGTTTACAAGTGGTAGACGGCACATCGCTCAACCGAGATGAACTTCAAATTACGCACCATATCATTATTGTTCAAGTATATGATGCAATGATTGCCTCAGATGTAAAGCTGACGTTAATGGAGAGATTGCCAGATGATTATGAAGTAACTGTGGCAACCTCTGTGGGGTCTGCTGCTGAACAATTAACACGTGTGCCGCTCTATGAGTTAGACCGCGTAACGACGTTAAATAATCTGACGGCTGTGTACGTTCCGCCAGTGAAGGAAGAGGAATTGCTAACAGGTGAATTCACAAAACTTCGTCAAGTAATTGCGACATTAAGAGGTCCAGATGGTTGCCCTTGGGACCGGGAACAGACCCATCAATCGCTTAAGAAGTATTTAGTGGAAGAAACATATGAAGTGCTAGAAGCCATTGATGAAGAGGATGATGATCACCTCATCGAAGAGCTTGGCGATGTGTTATTGCAAGTCATGTTGCATGCACAAATCGGTGAAGATGAAGGTTGGTTTACGATTCAAGATGTTGTAAAGTCGGTCTCAGAAAAAATGATTAGACGACACCCGCATGTATTTGGAGACAAAACAGTTGCTCATGCAGGAGAAGTGGTAGATAATTGGAATCAAATCAAACTAGCTGAAAAAAGCCATGAAAATCGAGAGTTTATTTTGGATGGAATTCCAAAAGATCTACCTACATTGATGGTGGCAGAGAAGCTGCAGAAAAAAGCGGCGAAGGTCGGTTTTGATTGGGACGAAGTTGAACCGATTTGGAGTAAATTATTTGAAGAGATAGATGAATTTAAGCAAGAAATTGAGAATGGAAATAAGGATAAGATGGTGCGAGAGCTAGGAGATATCATCTTTGTCCTAGTGAACTTAGCTCGTTTTTATAAAGTTGATCCAGAAGATGCTCTTCGAAAAACGAATGCGAAGTTTAAAAATCGTTTTACTGAGATGGAAAAACGTGTGAGGACTGCGAGAAAGAGTATGAATGAACTTTCACTTGAAGAGCTCGATCAATTGTGGGAAGAGGCAAAAGAAAATTTTGAATAAAGGGTGAGTGTAGAACATGAGATTAGATAAATTCTTAAAAGTATCTAGGTTAATTAAACGCCGAACATTAGCTAAAGAGGTATGTGATCAAGGAAGAATTACGATTAATGGCCAATCCGCTAAGGCTGGTTCTAATGTAAAGGCGGGCGATGAACTCGTCGTGCGCTTTGGACAAAAGCTTGTGACCGTTGAAATTAATGAAGTCAAAGAGACTAGCCGTAAAGAAGAAGCTGGCACTATGTATACCATTGTCAAAGAAGAATCTTTAAACAATCAGTAAAGATTCTATTATTATAAAGTAGAGCAAGCTCCATTGATTTGGAGCTTGTTCTATTTTTTTTTGCCCCTTCATAGACTGATGGTAAAGAATAGAGAGGGGAAGATACGATGACAGATCAATATGAATTCGGTACTCAGATGGGACGAGAACGAAAAAGTAATGACCATGATGTGACGTTACGAGGTAGAAAACAATTAGATATAACAGGTGTAAAGCAGGTGGAGAGCTTTGATAATGAGGAGTTTTTGCTCGAGACAGTGATGGGTTTTTTATCGGTGAGGGGGCGTAACCTACACATGAAAAACTTAAACGTCGAGATGGGACTTGTTTCAATTGAAGGGAAAATTGACGACTTTGTCTACCTTGACCAAAGCCAGCAAGATAAATCTAAAGGGTTCTTTGGGAAGCTATTCAAGTGAGCTTAACGGTACAATTTTATACAATGATATCAATGGCTGTGGTGGGCGTATGGCTCGGTGCAGCGATTGATACATATGGCCGTTTCGTAAGGCAAAGACGTTCCTTCCATTGGTTAACCGCCTGTCAAGATGTCTTATTCTGGTTGATTCAAGGTCTAGTTGTATTCTACGTATTATTGGAATCAAATTACGGTGAAGTTCGTCTGTATGTATTTTTGGCGATTTTATTAGGGTATGCTTGTTACAAGGCATTATTTGAAGAGGTTTACAAACGTCTATTAGAGGGAATTATTCGAATTATCATTAGAATTTACCAAATGGTTACAAGATTGTTCACCGTAATGATCATCCTTCCTGTCAAGTACGTATTGAAACTACTGTACTCCTTAGGTATGATGATAGTAACAGTTACTCTATCAATCTTGTTATTTATGATTCGTATTGTATTCAAACCACTGGGTTGGATATTGACTTGGCTATATAAAGTAACAAAGTTAGAGAAAGCTTGGAAGAAATTTTTACCTTTTTATTTGAAAATAAAGGGTTTTATACAAGACTTGAGGAAAAAGAAAGAGTGAGGAGGGGATAAAAATGGTCAAGAAGCAGTCTTCAACCGTACGAGAAAT
Above is a genomic segment from Bacillus sp. FJAT-45037 containing:
- the pth gene encoding aminoacyl-tRNA hydrolase — encoded protein: MKVVVGLGNPGAKYAGTRHNIGFDIIDYCAKELGVELNQSKFKGIFGIKIINGEKVFFLKPLTYMNLSGESVRPLLDYYQIGIDDLVVIYDDLDLPTGKIRLREKGSAGGHNGIKSLIQHLGTEKFKRIRVGVDRPKDGEPIVNYVLGTYRPDERQAMSESIIQASKAIEAWTDKSFLEVMNQFN
- a CDS encoding anti-sigma-F factor Fin family protein; the encoded protein is MTIHYKCRHCQTKVGQISEYSNAATLGFHTLTSEERQEFLKYENNGDIHVQVVCEDCEEALMRNPIFYELDTFIQ
- the mfd gene encoding transcription-repair coupling factor, which codes for MLGLQNYFLANDEVKAVSTAVEAGMREQLLSGLTGSGRTLLMASLYKETKRTQVVITHNLFQAQKIYNDLIDLVGDESVHLYPVNELISSEIAIASPEMKSQRLEVLNKLVHDFKGIVIVPLAGVRRLLPPKHLWKESQWTVTVGTDIGEIHHMMNQLVMMGFVRVDMVSSPGEFSVRGGIIDVYPLTERNPIRIELFDTEIDSIRTFAIETQRSVQELKEIIIGPAEEVILLERHYEHAANRLTEQLSATLKKVKAKQTKEKLSQNISYEIGQLKQKTSFQGMYKYMSFYYEMKSSILSYLPDDALIIIDEMSRVKEMADNLEKEEAEWSIALLGQGETVHDVTMALDPIESLKQSSHSLIYLSLFLKHVPSTKPENVVNFTCKSMQNFHGQMQLLQSEVKRWEKAGYAVVFVSGSKDRASRLALNLDEEGIDAHIVERATELTENTVHLMVGQLNSGFELPAHKLVVITEEEVYAKQQKRVQRNKQKLSNAERIKSYSELKVGDLVVHTNHGIGKYLGVETLEINGLHKDYLHLRYAGDDKLYVPVEQIDQVQKYVGSEEKDPKIYALGGSDWKKVKKRVQSSVEDIADDLIKLYAEREASKGFAYSTDGSEQADFEATFPYQETEDQLRAIEEIKEDMEKERPMDRLLCGDVGYGKTEVAIRAAFKAIMNGKQVAILVPTTILAQQHYETIKERFSEFPINIGVLSRFRSRKEQNETLKGLKAGSVDLVVGTHRLLSKDLTFIDLGLLIVDEEQRFGVTHKEKIKQLKANIDVLTLTATPIPRTLHMSMLGVRDLSVIETPPENRFPVQTYVVEYNASLVREAIERELTRGGQVYFLYNRVEDIERMTAEISMLVPDAKVAFAHGQMNERELESIMLDFLEGNSDVLVTTTIIETGVDIPNVNTLIINNADKMGLSQLYQIRGRVGRSNRVAYAYFTYQRDKVLTEVAEKRLQAIKEFTELGSGFKIAMRDLTIRGAGNLLGAQQHGFIESVGFDLYSQMLKEAIEERKGDQSKEPTFNVELDVKIDAYIPESYIQDAKQKIEMYKRFKGIETLEELADLKDEMFDRFGEYPKQVEYLLRLTEIKLRSNQERIESVVEVKNQVEILLSKETSTQMDGAMLFEVAHTLGRDVSLGTAGDKIKFVIKTKSLHDDELLTIIETIATSIPKSRKQTTGHTL
- the spoVT gene encoding stage V sporulation protein T, which produces MKATGIVRRIDDLGRVVIPKEIRRTLRIREGDPLEIFVDRDGEVILKKYSPISELGDFAKEYAEALYDSLNHNVLIADRDTFIAVAGASKKEFQNKAIGEVVESALEERKSKVETNAGEYNLVGDHTGELKGYVIAPIIANGDPIGAVIIFSKEQSLSGSLEQKLAETAASFLARQMEH
- a CDS encoding polysaccharide biosynthesis protein, whose translation is MQESKGRQLMKGAIAVSAAALFAKVLSAAYRIPYQNIAGDVGFYVYQQLYPFYGFVMLVSMYGFPVVLSKHIAEQEAKARYDQARLTMAVSFYSLFILAALLWGSLHLTAPLVAMAMGDINLVAPIRAVALTFWLMPFLSIGRGYHQAKQRLTPTAISHISEQFVRVTMILVFVVMIVGQTGSPYDVAIGAIYGSLIGGITGVVVLIFLSRGVSWQEWFKVRGASFRDIWRIHSILIKQGIFVCISALLFIFFQFIDAFTVVPSLAGYGLRDVQAFTEKGIYDRGQPLLQLGTIVTTTFSLTLVPLLAKSLSTGEKGKARLYQDVALRLTILIGGAASVGLISIIQPTNMMLYGSVDGSFVLAVLSLAIFFSSLYLITSAILQGYGRVHVPAHVMALGIVVKLCLNLLLIPFIGTLGAALATVLATALMASIQLIALKKLQRGLIADRSFYYWTLATFTLLALCTVSWQIGLQLVLPFDGSRYVASITALSTVSVGGIVMVACFIYWPFMTNHEWETVPKLNKLRNVLRRK
- the mazG gene encoding nucleoside triphosphate pyrophosphohydrolase; its protein translation is MKKIHVIGLGAGDLEQLPLGMYKHLKQSDALYVRTADHPVLTSLEAEGVTFQSFDDVYEKHDQFEQVYEEIVNQLISRAKSTSITYAVPGHPFVAERTVQLLLEAAEGHDIELQFLGGQSFLDPMYNALKIDPIEGLQVVDGTSLNRDELQITHHIIIVQVYDAMIASDVKLTLMERLPDDYEVTVATSVGSAAEQLTRVPLYELDRVTTLNNLTAVYVPPVKEEELLTGEFTKLRQVIATLRGPDGCPWDREQTHQSLKKYLVEETYEVLEAIDEEDDDHLIEELGDVLLQVMLHAQIGEDEGWFTIQDVVKSVSEKMIRRHPHVFGDKTVAHAGEVVDNWNQIKLAEKSHENREFILDGIPKDLPTLMVAEKLQKKAAKVGFDWDEVEPIWSKLFEEIDEFKQEIENGNKDKMVRELGDIIFVLVNLARFYKVDPEDALRKTNAKFKNRFTEMEKRVRTARKSMNELSLEELDQLWEEAKENFE
- a CDS encoding RNA-binding S4 domain-containing protein; amino-acid sequence: MRLDKFLKVSRLIKRRTLAKEVCDQGRITINGQSAKAGSNVKAGDELVVRFGQKLVTVEINEVKETSRKEEAGTMYTIVKEESLNNQ
- the yabP gene encoding sporulation protein YabP, with the translated sequence MTDQYEFGTQMGRERKSNDHDVTLRGRKQLDITGVKQVESFDNEEFLLETVMGFLSVRGRNLHMKNLNVEMGLVSIEGKIDDFVYLDQSQQDKSKGFFGKLFK
- the yabQ gene encoding spore cortex biosynthesis protein YabQ — encoded protein: MSLTVQFYTMISMAVVGVWLGAAIDTYGRFVRQRRSFHWLTACQDVLFWLIQGLVVFYVLLESNYGEVRLYVFLAILLGYACYKALFEEVYKRLLEGIIRIIIRIYQMVTRLFTVMIILPVKYVLKLLYSLGMMIVTVTLSILLFMIRIVFKPLGWILTWLYKVTKLEKAWKKFLPFYLKIKGFIQDLRKKKE